In one window of Notolabrus celidotus isolate fNotCel1 chromosome 17, fNotCel1.pri, whole genome shotgun sequence DNA:
- the LOC117829112 gene encoding putative ferric-chelate reductase 1: MKDFELQAPASIPFIGFLLQAREVGSTSPVGSFDLTAGSAQQLTCSGKLNSAVSHRSESMKTSIQATWRPEDSASEKPVQFCASVVQNYKTFWVDVRSPLLTFNNDSTGVSSSNPPTTPLKTSPTTVKTTVHPAASPAVSISDCDVTKVCFSQPSNCDPSVSTDCYFMSARVLFPSEGAVRYEMTGPSEGYIAFGFSDDQIMGNDDIYICGTGSDGLVQLQHAFSTGRTAPQTLPLGNVSDVRASVQGGVISCSFTSMNTLSTVRTTGLNKSYHLMFAYGPSNNGQIQFHRNTFISAEKINISLPERVRKAGWPDIIKAHGALMLIAWMTMGSMGMVVARYRTRFANAKKLWGKDVWFLVHVPMMSVTVATTVIAFILPFSYVKAWSGGAHPVLGCLVLILSFIQTVMALLRCGPQHPLRFLFNWTHALNGLGIKALAVAAILTGLKLIDGSLDQWLMKTMGGFVGWEVLFYILLNVSLKTKVHRKDALVSKMVTADFLILSLFLLGNLTFLVALLVGIGKS; the protein is encoded by the exons aacTCGGCTGTCTCCCACAGATCAGAGTCCATGAAGACCTCTATTCAGGCCACATGGAGACCCGAAGACTCAGCTTCTGAGAAACCTGTTCAATTCTG TGCTTCTGTGGTGCAGAATTACAAGACATTCTGGGTTGATGTTAGAAGTCCTCTGCTGACCTTCAACAACGACAGTACTGGTGTTTCTTCTTCAAATCCTCCAACTACACCGTTAAAAACCAGTCCCACCACAGTGAAAACTACAGTACATCCAGCTGCATCACCTGCT GTCTCCATCAGTGACTGCGATGTCACCAAGGTGTGTTTCAGTCAGCCATCAAACTGTGACCCTTCAGTCAGCACTGACTGTTATTTCATGTCAGCCAGAGTGTTGTTTCCCAGTGAAGGAGCCGTACGCTATGAGATGACCGGTCCCTCGGAGGGGTACATCGCCTTTGGATTCTCGGATGATCAGATCATG gGGAACGATGACATTTATATCTGTGGCACAGGAAGCGATGGTCTCGTGCAGCTGCAGCATGCTTTTTCAACAGGAAGAACCGCTCCACAAACTCTCCCTCTG gggaatgtgtctgatgttagAGCGTCAGTACAAGGCGGGGTGATCAGCTGTTCTTTCACCTCCATGAACACTCTGTCTACTGTGAGGACCACAGGGCTCAACAAATCCTACCATCTCATGTTTGCCTATGGACCCAGTAACAATG GTCAAATCCAGTTCCATAGAAACACCTTCATCAGTGCAGAGAAGATCAACATATCTCTGCCTGAGCGTGTCAGAAAAGCAGGATGGCCTGATATCATCAAAGCACATG gtGCTCTGATGCTGATAGCGTGGATGACCATGGGGTCGATGGGGATGGTGGTGGCCAGATATCGAACTAGGTTTGCCAATGCAAAGAAGCTGTGGGGCAAAGATGTCTGGTTTCTG gtcCATGTTCCGATGATGAGTGTGACGGTAGCAACCACGGTCATCGCCTTCATCCTCCCCTTCTCATACGTGAAGGCCTGGTCTGGG GGGGCTCATCCTGTGTTAGGCTGCCTGGTTCTGATCCTCTCCTTCATTCAGACCGTGATGGCTCTGCTGCGCTGTGGACCTCAACATCCACT gaGGTTTCTGTTCAACTGGACTCATGCTCTGAACGGACTGGGGATCAAAGCTTTGGCTG TGGCAGCTATACTGACCGGCTTGAAGTTGATTGACGGCTCTCTGGACCAATGGCTGATGAAAACAATGGGCGGGTTTGTTGGCTGGGAAGTTTTGTTCTACATCCTGCTCAACGTTTCATTAAAGACAAAGGTTCACAGAAAAG ATGCTTTGGTGTCAAAGATG GTAACAGCTGACTTCCTGATACTTTCTCTGTTCCTCTTGGGGAACTTGACATTTTTGGTGGCACTGCTGGTTGGAATCGGAAAGTCATAA